Proteins found in one Methylobacterium sp. CB376 genomic segment:
- a CDS encoding AMP-binding protein codes for MTQPPQPSYVHGASDVPLLGLTIGEALREAAARWPDRAALIAPAAGLRWSWAELNARAEAFAAGLLALGLERGDRIGIWSLNNAEWALTQFAAAKAGLILVTVNPAYRLAELEFALNKVGCKALVTARAFKTSDYLGMLTTLAPELREAEPGRLRAARLPQLRVVIEIGGNSLPGTLAFEAVAERAGAAERARVAANRAALQFDDPVNIQFTSGTTGSPKGVTLSHHNILNNGSFVGRAMRLGPEDRICIPVPLYHCFGMVMGNLAAVTSGAAMVYPGEGFDPLATLRAVEAERCTALYGVPTMFLAQLDHLEFARFDLSSLRTGIMAGSPCPIAVMQRAVDRMHLRELTICYGMTETSPVSFQSAVDDPLERRVSTVGRIHPHTEVKIVDAEGRIVPRGTPGELCTRGYSVMRGYWDDPEKTAEVRDAAGWMHTGDLATLDDQGFCNIVGRIKDLVIRGGENVYPREVEEFLYRHPAIQEVQVFGVPDPRYGEELCAWVKLRPGATLTAEELRAHCGGQIAHQKIPRYVEFVDAFPMTVTGKMQKYLMREAMIERLGLAVERTA; via the coding sequence ATGACCCAGCCGCCGCAGCCGAGCTACGTCCACGGCGCCAGCGACGTCCCGCTCCTCGGCCTCACCATCGGCGAGGCGCTGCGGGAGGCGGCCGCGCGCTGGCCGGATCGCGCGGCCCTGATCGCCCCGGCCGCCGGCCTGCGCTGGAGCTGGGCCGAGCTGAACGCGCGGGCCGAGGCTTTCGCGGCCGGGCTGCTCGCCCTCGGGCTGGAGCGCGGCGACCGCATCGGGATCTGGTCGCTCAACAACGCCGAATGGGCGCTGACCCAGTTCGCGGCCGCCAAGGCGGGGCTGATCCTGGTCACCGTCAACCCGGCCTACCGGCTGGCGGAGCTCGAATTCGCGCTGAACAAGGTCGGCTGCAAGGCGCTCGTCACCGCGCGCGCCTTCAAGACCAGCGACTATCTCGGCATGCTGACGACGCTCGCGCCCGAATTGCGCGAGGCGGAGCCGGGCAGGTTGCGGGCGGCGCGCCTGCCGCAATTGCGCGTGGTGATCGAGATCGGCGGCAACTCCCTGCCCGGAACGCTGGCCTTCGAGGCGGTGGCCGAGCGGGCCGGCGCGGCGGAGCGGGCGCGCGTCGCGGCGAACCGGGCGGCGCTGCAATTCGACGACCCGGTCAACATCCAGTTCACCAGCGGCACCACCGGCAGCCCCAAGGGGGTGACGCTGAGCCACCACAACATCCTCAACAACGGCTCCTTCGTCGGGCGGGCGATGCGGCTCGGGCCGGAGGACCGGATCTGCATCCCGGTGCCGCTCTACCATTGCTTCGGCATGGTGATGGGCAACCTCGCCGCGGTCACCTCGGGGGCCGCCATGGTCTATCCGGGGGAGGGGTTCGACCCGCTCGCGACCCTGCGCGCCGTGGAGGCCGAGCGCTGCACCGCCCTCTACGGGGTGCCGACGATGTTCCTGGCCCAGCTCGACCATCTGGAATTCGCGCGCTTCGACCTGTCGAGCCTGCGCACCGGCATCATGGCGGGCTCGCCCTGCCCGATCGCCGTGATGCAGCGCGCCGTCGACCGGATGCATCTGCGGGAGCTCACGATCTGCTACGGCATGACCGAGACCAGCCCGGTGAGCTTCCAGAGCGCGGTCGACGACCCGCTGGAGCGCCGGGTCTCGACGGTGGGCCGCATCCACCCGCACACGGAGGTGAAGATCGTCGATGCCGAGGGCCGGATCGTGCCCCGCGGCACGCCGGGCGAACTCTGCACCCGCGGCTACAGCGTGATGCGGGGCTACTGGGACGACCCCGAGAAGACCGCCGAGGTGCGCGACGCCGCCGGCTGGATGCACACGGGCGATCTCGCGACCCTCGATGACCAGGGCTTCTGCAACATCGTCGGCCGCATCAAGGACCTCGTGATCCGCGGCGGCGAGAACGTCTACCCGCGCGAGGTGGAGGAATTCCTCTACCGCCACCCGGCGATCCAGGAAGTCCAGGTCTTCGGCGTGCCGGATCCCCGCTACGGGGAAGAGCTCTGCGCCTGGGTGAAGCTGCGGCCCGGCGCGACGCTGACCGCCGAGGAGCTGCGCGCCCATTGCGGGGGCCAGATCGCCCACCAGAAGATCCCGCGCTACGTGGAGTTCGTGGACGCGTTCCCGATGACCGTGACCGGCAAGATGCAGAAATACCTGATGCGCGAGGCGATGATCGAGCGGCTCGGGCTCGCGGTGGAGCGGACGGCGTAG
- a CDS encoding ArsR/SmtB family transcription factor, whose product MTDADLFRLLADPTRRALFERLSAAEMTVSDLKAGFTISQPAISQHLAALKGAGLVRERREGRFSYYRADPAALTPLVEWIDRYRAFWPERLERLKDVIARMD is encoded by the coding sequence ATGACCGACGCAGATCTCTTCCGTCTGCTCGCCGACCCGACGCGTCGGGCCCTGTTCGAGCGGCTCTCGGCCGCCGAGATGACGGTGTCCGACCTGAAGGCCGGGTTCACCATTTCCCAGCCCGCCATCTCGCAGCACCTCGCGGCGCTCAAGGGCGCCGGCCTCGTGCGCGAGCGGCGGGAGGGACGCTTCTCCTACTACCGGGCCGATCCGGCGGCCCTGACGCCGCTGGTGGAGTGGATCGACCGCTACCGCGCGTTCTGGCCCGAGCGCCTGGAGCGGCTCAAGGACGTCATCGCGAGGATGGATTGA
- a CDS encoding SRPBCC family protein translates to MDATPDEAAPQVVASCDIAAAPALVWRALTVPEIVAEWLGPVSPAAGDALRLDLPAAEGGPVACEMLEAVPHERLSYRWRDAFGDSVVTFDLTPGPDGGTHLRVVHRPVAARRAAPARPLALMRPAARPRARTAPRLLRRAA, encoded by the coding sequence ATGGATGCCACTCCCGACGAGGCCGCGCCGCAGGTGGTCGCGTCCTGCGACATCGCGGCGGCGCCGGCCCTGGTCTGGCGCGCGCTCACCGTGCCGGAGATCGTGGCCGAGTGGCTGGGGCCGGTTTCGCCGGCCGCTGGCGACGCGCTGCGGCTCGACCTGCCGGCCGCCGAGGGCGGCCCGGTCGCCTGCGAGATGCTGGAGGCGGTGCCGCACGAGCGGCTCTCCTACCGCTGGCGCGACGCCTTCGGCGACTCGGTCGTGACCTTCGATCTCACGCCCGGGCCGGATGGCGGGACGCATCTGCGCGTCGTGCACCGGCCCGTCGCCGCCCGCCGGGCCGCCCCCGCCCGCCCGCTCGCCCTGATGCGGCCGGCGGCCCGCCCGCGGGCCCGGACGGCGCCGCGGCTCCTCCGCCGCGCCGCCTGA
- a CDS encoding ATP-dependent Clp protease proteolytic subunit — translation MPDLVTRYASLVPMVVEQSSRGERAFDIYSRLLRERIVFFTGAVDDQTASLTVAQLLFLEAENPKKEISLYINSPGGVVTSGLAIYDTMQFIRCPVSTLCVGQAASMGSLLLAAGAPGQRFATANARIMVHQPIGGFQGQATDIMIHARETEAIKRRMTEIYARHTGQDYATVERALERDTFLDPEAARAFGLIDGVLTGRPEIAADPSGR, via the coding sequence GTGCCAGACCTTGTCACCCGCTACGCCAGCCTCGTGCCGATGGTTGTCGAGCAATCGAGCCGCGGCGAACGTGCCTTCGACATCTACTCGCGGCTGCTGCGCGAGCGCATCGTCTTCTTCACCGGCGCGGTCGACGATCAGACGGCATCGCTGACGGTGGCGCAGCTGCTGTTCCTGGAGGCCGAGAATCCCAAGAAGGAGATTTCCCTCTACATCAATTCGCCGGGCGGCGTGGTCACGTCGGGCTTGGCGATCTACGACACGATGCAGTTCATCCGTTGCCCCGTCTCGACGCTCTGCGTCGGGCAAGCGGCCTCGATGGGCTCCCTGCTGCTCGCCGCCGGGGCTCCCGGCCAGCGCTTCGCCACGGCGAATGCCCGCATCATGGTCCATCAGCCGATCGGCGGGTTCCAGGGCCAGGCGACGGACATCATGATCCATGCCCGCGAGACCGAGGCCATCAAGCGGCGCATGACCGAGATCTACGCGCGGCACACGGGCCAGGATTACGCCACGGTGGAGCGGGCGCTGGAGCGCGACACCTTCCTCGACCCGGAGGCGGCCCGCGCCTTCGGGCTGATCGACGGCGTGCTCACGGGGCGCCCCGAGATCGCCGCGGATCCGTCCGGGAGGTGA
- a CDS encoding cysteine synthase A → MPPKPDVLAAIGATPLIHLRRASAETGCTILGKAEFMNPGQSVKDRAALFMVEAAERAGLIRPGGTIVEGTAGNTGIGLAMVGNARGYRTVIVIPETQSIEKKDALRLAGATLVEVPAVPFANPNNYVKVAGRLAARLSATEPAGAFFADQFDNTANRAAHAAMTGPEIWEATDGRVDGFICAAGTGGTLAGTAEALRARNPAVRIGLADPQGSALYRHYATGTLKAEGTSITEGIGQGRVTGNLQGFVPDVAYEIPDAEALPIVFGLLAEEGLCLGGSSGINVAGAIRLARDLGPGHTIVTILCDSGTRYASKLFNPAFLTERGLPVPAWLAAPRRLDPGLV, encoded by the coding sequence ATGCCGCCCAAACCCGACGTCCTGGCCGCCATCGGCGCCACGCCGCTGATCCACCTGCGCCGCGCCTCGGCGGAGACCGGCTGCACGATCCTGGGCAAGGCCGAGTTCATGAATCCCGGCCAGTCGGTGAAGGACCGGGCGGCCCTGTTCATGGTGGAGGCGGCCGAGCGCGCCGGCCTGATCCGGCCGGGGGGGACGATCGTCGAGGGCACGGCGGGCAATACCGGCATCGGGCTCGCCATGGTGGGCAATGCCCGCGGCTACCGCACCGTGATCGTGATCCCGGAGACGCAATCGATCGAGAAGAAGGACGCGCTGCGGCTCGCGGGCGCGACGCTGGTGGAGGTGCCGGCGGTGCCCTTCGCCAACCCGAACAACTACGTGAAAGTGGCCGGCCGCCTCGCCGCGCGCCTGAGCGCCACCGAGCCGGCGGGGGCCTTCTTCGCCGACCAGTTCGACAACACGGCCAACCGCGCCGCCCACGCGGCGATGACCGGCCCGGAGATCTGGGAGGCGACGGACGGGCGGGTCGACGGCTTCATCTGCGCGGCGGGCACCGGCGGCACGCTGGCGGGCACCGCCGAGGCGCTGCGCGCCCGCAACCCCGCCGTGCGGATCGGACTCGCCGACCCGCAGGGCTCGGCGCTCTACCGCCACTACGCGACCGGGACCCTCAAGGCCGAGGGCACCTCGATCACCGAGGGCATCGGCCAGGGCCGCGTCACCGGCAACCTCCAGGGCTTCGTGCCGGACGTCGCCTACGAGATCCCGGACGCGGAGGCGCTGCCGATCGTGTTCGGCCTCCTGGCCGAGGAGGGTCTGTGCCTGGGCGGCTCGTCGGGGATCAACGTGGCGGGGGCGATCCGGCTGGCGCGGGACCTCGGCCCCGGCCACACGATCGTGACGATCCTGTGCGATTCCGGCACCCGCTACGCCTCGAAGCTGTTCAACCCGGCCTTCCTGACCGAGCGCGGCTTGCCGGTGCCGGCCTGGCTCGCCGCGCCGCGGCGGCTCGATCCGGGGCTGGTGTGA
- a CDS encoding indolepyruvate ferredoxin oxidoreductase family protein, whose protein sequence is MGSHSAVASLRPVSLDDKYDLSREQVFVTGTQAVIRMLLMQQARDRAAGLNTAGFVSGYRGSPIAGLDQNLFKARPVLEKANIVFQPGLNEELAATAIWGAQQAEMRGEGRYDGVFGLWYGKGPGVDRSGDVFRHANMAGTSRHGGVLALMGDDHTAESSTVAHQSEFHFVDVMMPILNPAGVQEILDYGLYGYAMSRYCGAWIAFKCVKENIESTASVDARLDRVKIVLPDDFLMPPGGLNIRTPDGILDQEARLQDFKRDAMLAFVRANNLNRIVLSGGRRPKLGVITVGKSYLDVRQALDDLGLDEVAANDMGLRLYKVACPWPLSQRELLAFADGLDLIMVVEEKRSLIEVQVREELYGTANQPICVGKKDEQGRWLFPVKGALDPNDIAVALGERLLRYHRNDALAARVASLRQAQEVLAATTDVATRTPHFCAGCPHNTSTRVPEGARAYAGIGCHYMVQWMDRATDGFTQMGGEGANWIGESAFSTRRHVFQNLGDGTYNHSGSLALRWAVDTGTTMTYKILFNDAVAMTGGQPHEGGLTVDRIAAQVRAEGVGRIALVTDEPDKYPAGMRWPDGLTIHHRDDLDAVQRDLATVPGVSVLIYDQTCASEKRRRRKRGRFPDPDKRVIINDLVCEGCGDCSVQSNCVAVQPLETEFGRKRRIDQSSCNKDFSCLNGFCPSFVTVHGAKPRSGPPVALAGSPDADLPEPALPAIDGTYNIIVTGVGGTGVVTVGAILGMAAHLEGKGLGMIDMAGLAQKGGAVFSHVRLARHQDDIHAIRVTAGAADLILGCDLVVTGTRKVLAAVRPGRTHVVVNTAEIMPGDFTRKPDFSLPAERIKRVIRDKAGPSHADLTDATGLALAALGNALAANMFMLGYAWQRGRIPLSREAILRAIELNREAVPMNLAAFAWGRRAAADPAALAALATAPEADLPDDLDTLIARRVAFLTAYQSRAYARRYARTVASVREREAAVHPGGTPLSEAVARSLFKLMAYKDEYEVARLYTDGHFEAQVRSAFEGESLRYEFHLAPPLLARTDPRTGRPRKMSFGPWMMRAFRVLARMRRLRGTPLDPFGYTRERREERRLVTAFETLIAEILRGLTPANHAVAVGLANLPQSIRGFGPVKAKNLAKAREEEAALLARFRAPEVPLATAAE, encoded by the coding sequence ATGGGCAGCCACTCGGCGGTCGCGTCCCTTCGACCCGTCAGCCTCGACGACAAGTACGACCTCTCCCGCGAGCAGGTTTTCGTCACCGGCACCCAGGCGGTGATCCGGATGCTGCTGATGCAGCAGGCCCGGGACCGGGCCGCCGGACTGAACACCGCGGGGTTCGTGTCGGGCTACCGGGGCTCGCCGATCGCCGGGCTCGACCAGAACCTGTTCAAGGCGCGCCCCGTCCTGGAGAAGGCGAACATCGTCTTCCAGCCCGGCCTCAACGAGGAACTCGCCGCCACCGCCATCTGGGGCGCGCAGCAGGCGGAGATGCGGGGCGAGGGGCGCTACGACGGCGTCTTCGGCCTCTGGTACGGCAAGGGGCCCGGGGTCGACCGCTCGGGCGACGTCTTCCGCCACGCCAACATGGCCGGCACCTCGCGCCACGGCGGCGTGCTGGCGCTGATGGGCGACGACCACACGGCGGAATCCTCCACGGTCGCCCACCAGTCCGAATTCCACTTCGTCGACGTGATGATGCCGATCCTGAACCCGGCCGGGGTGCAGGAGATCCTCGATTACGGCCTCTACGGCTACGCCATGAGCCGCTATTGCGGCGCCTGGATCGCCTTCAAGTGCGTGAAGGAGAACATCGAATCGACCGCCAGCGTCGATGCGCGCCTCGACCGGGTGAAGATCGTGCTCCCGGACGATTTCCTGATGCCGCCGGGCGGCCTCAACATCCGCACGCCGGACGGGATCCTCGACCAGGAGGCCCGGCTCCAGGACTTCAAGCGCGACGCGATGCTGGCCTTCGTGCGGGCCAACAACCTCAACCGCATCGTCCTGTCGGGCGGGCGCCGGCCGAAGCTCGGCGTGATCACGGTGGGCAAGTCCTACCTCGACGTGCGCCAAGCCCTCGACGATCTCGGCCTCGACGAGGTCGCGGCGAACGACATGGGGCTTCGCCTCTACAAGGTCGCCTGCCCCTGGCCGCTGTCGCAGCGCGAACTCCTCGCCTTCGCGGACGGGCTCGACCTGATCATGGTGGTCGAGGAGAAGCGCTCCCTGATCGAGGTGCAGGTCCGCGAGGAGCTCTACGGCACCGCCAACCAGCCGATCTGCGTCGGCAAGAAGGACGAGCAGGGACGCTGGCTGTTCCCCGTGAAGGGCGCGCTCGATCCGAACGACATCGCGGTCGCGCTCGGCGAGCGCCTGCTGCGCTACCACCGCAACGACGCGCTCGCGGCCCGGGTCGCGAGCCTGCGCCAGGCCCAGGAAGTGCTGGCCGCGACCACCGACGTGGCGACCCGCACGCCGCATTTCTGCGCCGGCTGCCCGCACAACACCTCGACCCGGGTGCCGGAGGGCGCGCGCGCCTATGCGGGGATCGGCTGCCACTACATGGTCCAGTGGATGGACCGCGCCACCGACGGCTTCACCCAGATGGGCGGGGAGGGCGCCAACTGGATCGGCGAATCCGCCTTCTCGACGCGCCGCCACGTCTTCCAGAATCTCGGCGACGGCACCTACAACCATTCCGGGTCGCTGGCCCTGCGCTGGGCCGTCGATACCGGCACCACCATGACCTACAAGATCCTGTTCAACGACGCGGTCGCCATGACCGGCGGCCAGCCCCACGAGGGCGGGCTCACCGTGGACAGGATCGCCGCGCAGGTGCGGGCGGAGGGCGTCGGGCGCATCGCCCTGGTGACCGATGAGCCGGACAAGTACCCGGCCGGGATGCGCTGGCCGGACGGCCTGACCATCCATCACCGGGACGACCTCGACGCGGTGCAGCGCGACCTCGCGACGGTGCCGGGCGTGTCGGTGCTGATCTACGACCAGACCTGCGCCTCCGAGAAGCGGCGGCGGCGCAAGCGCGGCCGGTTCCCCGATCCCGACAAGCGGGTGATCATCAACGACCTCGTCTGCGAGGGCTGCGGCGACTGCTCGGTGCAGTCGAACTGCGTGGCGGTGCAGCCGCTGGAGACCGAGTTCGGCCGCAAGCGCCGCATCGACCAGTCGAGCTGCAACAAGGATTTCTCCTGCCTCAACGGCTTCTGCCCGTCCTTCGTGACCGTGCACGGGGCGAAGCCGCGCAGCGGCCCGCCGGTGGCCCTGGCGGGATCGCCGGACGCGGACCTGCCCGAGCCGGCGCTGCCCGCGATCGACGGCACCTACAACATCATCGTCACGGGCGTCGGCGGGACCGGGGTGGTGACGGTGGGGGCGATCCTCGGCATGGCGGCCCATCTGGAGGGCAAGGGCCTCGGCATGATCGACATGGCGGGCCTCGCCCAGAAGGGCGGGGCGGTGTTCAGCCACGTCCGCCTCGCGCGCCACCAGGACGACATCCACGCGATCCGGGTGACGGCGGGGGCCGCCGACCTGATCCTCGGCTGCGACCTCGTGGTGACCGGCACCCGCAAGGTGCTGGCGGCGGTGCGGCCCGGGCGCACCCACGTGGTGGTCAACACGGCCGAGATCATGCCGGGCGACTTCACCCGCAAGCCCGATTTCTCGCTCCCGGCCGAGCGCATCAAGCGGGTGATCCGCGACAAGGCCGGGCCGAGCCACGCGGACCTCACCGACGCGACCGGGCTGGCGCTCGCGGCGCTCGGCAACGCGCTCGCCGCCAACATGTTCATGCTCGGCTACGCGTGGCAGCGCGGGCGCATCCCGCTGTCGCGTGAGGCGATATTGCGGGCGATCGAGCTCAACCGCGAGGCGGTGCCGATGAACCTCGCGGCCTTCGCCTGGGGGCGGCGGGCGGCCGCGGACCCGGCCGCCCTCGCCGCGCTCGCGACCGCCCCGGAGGCGGATCTCCCGGACGACCTCGACACGCTGATCGCCCGGCGCGTCGCCTTCCTGACCGCCTATCAGAGCCGCGCTTACGCCCGGCGCTACGCCCGCACCGTGGCGTCCGTGCGCGAGCGCGAGGCCGCGGTGCATCCGGGCGGCACCCCGCTCTCCGAGGCGGTGGCCCGCTCGCTGTTCAAGCTGATGGCCTACAAGGACGAGTACGAGGTCGCCCGCCTCTACACGGACGGCCATTTCGAGGCGCAGGTGCGGAGCGCCTTCGAGGGCGAGTCCCTGCGCTACGAGTTCCACCTCGCGCCGCCGCTCCTCGCCCGCACCGACCCGCGCACCGGCCGGCCGCGCAAGATGAGCTTCGGCCCCTGGATGATGCGGGCCTTCCGGGTGCTCGCCCGGATGCGGCGCCTGCGCGGCACGCCCCTCGACCCGTTCGGCTACACGCGCGAGCGCCGCGAGGAGCGGCGGCTGGTCACCGCGTTCGAAACCCTGATCGCCGAGATCCTGCGCGGCCTGACGCCGGCGAACCACGCGGTCGCGGTCGGCCTCGCCAACCTGCCCCAGAGCATCCGCGGCTTCGGGCCGGTCAAGGCGAAGAACCTCGCCAAGGCCCGGGAGGAGGAGGCGGCGCTGCTGGCGCGGTTCCGGGCGCCCGAGGTGCCGCTCGCGACGGCGGCGGAGTGA
- a CDS encoding TSUP family transporter yields MPALIPDAATLATLLAAALAGGLVRGFTGFGFAMVFVPVAAAAIGPAAAVGLIWLVDAPFALWLGGLSARRAVWREVLPLLAGASALLPAGVWLLTRLDPALARWLAAGAILAALAALMTGWRYRGRPSLALSVAVGGASGLASGFAALGGMPLAVFWLASQTADAAQVRHNLMAYFGLSTLVSGVVFAGGGVLTAERAALALPLLIPYGLGLLAGSRGFRAASDRMFRRIAYAVILAAVCLALPLR; encoded by the coding sequence ATGCCGGCCCTGATCCCCGACGCGGCGACGCTCGCGACCCTCCTCGCCGCCGCCCTGGCCGGGGGGCTGGTGCGCGGCTTCACGGGCTTCGGCTTCGCGATGGTGTTCGTGCCGGTCGCGGCGGCCGCCATCGGCCCGGCCGCCGCCGTGGGGCTGATCTGGCTGGTGGACGCGCCCTTCGCCCTGTGGCTCGGCGGGCTCTCGGCGCGGCGGGCGGTATGGCGGGAGGTGCTGCCGCTCCTCGCCGGCGCCAGCGCGCTGCTGCCGGCGGGGGTCTGGCTGCTGACGCGCCTCGATCCGGCCCTCGCGCGCTGGCTCGCCGCGGGGGCGATCCTGGCGGCGCTCGCCGCCCTGATGACCGGCTGGCGCTATCGCGGCCGGCCCTCCCTCGCCCTCTCGGTCGCGGTCGGCGGCGCCTCGGGCCTCGCGAGCGGCTTCGCGGCGCTCGGCGGGATGCCGCTCGCGGTGTTCTGGCTCGCCAGCCAGACGGCGGATGCCGCCCAGGTGCGTCACAACCTGATGGCCTATTTCGGCCTCTCGACCCTGGTCTCGGGGGTGGTCTTCGCTGGCGGCGGCGTGCTCACGGCCGAGCGCGCCGCCCTCGCGCTGCCGCTCCTCATCCCCTACGGGCTCGGGCTCCTGGCCGGGAGCCGGGGCTTCCGCGCCGCCTCGGACCGGATGTTCCGGCGCATCGCCTACGCGGTGATCCTGGCCGCCGTCTGCCTCGCGCTGCCGCTCCGCTGA
- the ruvC gene encoding crossover junction endodeoxyribonuclease RuvC: MATTPVRILGIDPGLRRTGWGLITVTGTRLAFEACGVLTSDGDDALALRLRDLHDGLVRVVAAQRPDEVAVEETFVNKDAQATLKLGHARAVALLVPALAGLPVAEYAANLVKKTVVGVGHAEKGQVAAMVRFLLPKADPATADAADALAIAITHAQHRAARARERDAAAPRARAVPAPAPSARAPASPCAPPGARRVRRASGAGPACPPGSGRAAP; this comes from the coding sequence ATGGCAACGACACCGGTCCGCATCCTCGGCATCGATCCGGGCCTGCGGCGCACGGGCTGGGGCCTGATCACCGTGACGGGGACCCGGCTCGCCTTCGAGGCCTGCGGCGTGCTCACCTCGGACGGGGACGACGCGCTGGCGCTGCGCCTGCGCGACCTGCATGACGGGCTCGTGCGCGTGGTAGCGGCCCAGCGTCCCGACGAGGTCGCGGTCGAGGAGACGTTCGTCAACAAGGACGCGCAGGCGACGCTGAAGCTCGGCCATGCCCGGGCCGTCGCCCTGCTGGTGCCGGCCCTGGCCGGCCTGCCGGTGGCGGAATACGCCGCCAACCTCGTCAAGAAGACCGTCGTGGGGGTCGGCCACGCGGAGAAGGGGCAGGTCGCCGCCATGGTGCGCTTCCTGCTGCCGAAGGCGGATCCCGCCACCGCGGACGCCGCCGACGCCCTCGCCATCGCCATCACGCACGCGCAGCACCGGGCCGCGCGGGCCCGCGAGCGGGATGCGGCGGCCCCGCGCGCGCGGGCCGTGCCGGCCCCGGCGCCTAGCGCGCGAGCACCTGCATCCCCTTGCGCACCGCCGGGCGCGCGCCGAGTGCGGCGAGCCAGCGGTGCAGGGCCGGCTTGCCCTCCAGGCTCCGGCCGAGCGGCTCCTTGA
- a CDS encoding glutathione S-transferase N-terminal domain-containing protein, whose amino-acid sequence MIHLYTWTTPNGRKPPILLEELGLPYTVHPVDIGKDEQFAPDFLRISPNNKIPALVVDDAPEGPLTIFESGAILTYLAETSGRFLAPSGAARFKALEWLHWQVGGLGPMLGQLGYFAVRAPEKAPLAIGRFTDEADRLLGVMERRLAEVPYLAGEDYSIADIACYPWMVAATTFLKEPLGRSLEGKPALHRWLAALGARPAVRKGMQVLAR is encoded by the coding sequence ATGATCCACCTCTACACCTGGACCACGCCGAACGGGCGCAAACCCCCGATCCTGCTGGAGGAACTCGGGCTGCCCTACACGGTGCATCCGGTCGATATCGGCAAGGACGAGCAGTTCGCGCCGGACTTCCTGCGCATCTCGCCCAACAACAAGATCCCGGCGCTCGTCGTGGACGACGCGCCCGAGGGGCCGCTCACGATCTTCGAGAGCGGCGCGATCCTGACCTACCTCGCCGAGACGTCGGGGCGCTTCCTGGCGCCGTCCGGGGCGGCGCGGTTCAAGGCGCTCGAATGGCTGCACTGGCAGGTCGGCGGCCTCGGGCCGATGCTGGGCCAGCTCGGCTACTTCGCCGTGCGCGCGCCCGAGAAGGCCCCGCTCGCCATCGGGCGCTTCACCGACGAGGCCGACCGCCTGCTCGGCGTGATGGAGCGGCGCCTCGCCGAGGTGCCCTACCTCGCGGGCGAGGATTACTCGATCGCCGACATCGCCTGCTATCCCTGGATGGTGGCGGCGACGACCTTCCTCAAGGAGCCGCTCGGCCGGAGCCTGGAGGGCAAGCCGGCCCTGCACCGCTGGCTCGCCGCACTCGGCGCGCGCCCGGCGGTGCGCAAGGGGATGCAGGTGCTCGCGCGCTAG
- a CDS encoding DUF1127 domain-containing protein — MTTLVGGRENLRLVPAIRRSSPRPRLLTLVERLELWGQRHRQRRDLRHLPDGLLKDIGVSRADVARESDKPFWQA, encoded by the coding sequence ATGACGACCCTGGTCGGAGGCCGAGAAAATCTGCGCCTCGTGCCCGCCATCCGGCGGTCCTCGCCCCGGCCGCGCCTCCTCACGCTGGTGGAGCGGCTCGAACTCTGGGGGCAGCGCCACCGGCAGCGCCGCGACCTGCGCCACCTCCCGGACGGGCTGCTCAAGGATATCGGCGTGTCGCGGGCCGACGTGGCCCGGGAATCCGACAAGCCGTTCTGGCAGGCGTGA